One genomic window of Sebastes umbrosus isolate fSebUmb1 chromosome 15, fSebUmb1.pri, whole genome shotgun sequence includes the following:
- the mpp6b gene encoding MAGUK p55 subfamily member 6b isoform X4: protein MQQALDNPGEPPTSTGAKDIDLLFLRGIMESPTAHEQLEEVKLEAVQDNNVELVTEILGDIHNLKVKDDSAAELSRILKEPHFQSLMEAHDMVASKCYEVPPPTEMPNDAAVNSALMQADAVRMIGIRKKAGEPLGVTFRVEKDDLVIARILHGGMIDRQGLLHVGDIIKEVNGKDVGNNPTELQEMLKDCSGGITLKILPSYRDAPAPPQVYVRPYFDYNPTNDNLIPCREAGMSFEKGDILQIVNREDPNWWQACHVVIGATGLIPSQFLEEKRKAFVPRDFEGSGILCGTIAGKKKKKMMYLTAKNAEFDRHELQIYEEVAKVPAFQRKTLVLIGAQGVGRRSLKNRLMVLQPTRYGTTMPYTSRRPRDDELDGNSYHFTTRTEMEVDVKAGRFLEHGEYDGNLYGTKIESIHEVVGTGRTCILDVNPQALKVLKTAEFMPYVVFIAAPDFDTLKGMHKAVVDAGITTKQLTDVDLRKTVDESARIQRAYSHYFDLTIVNDNLDKAFETLHAAVDKLCSEPQWVPVNWVY, encoded by the exons GCTCACGAACAGCTGGAGGAAGTGAAGCTGGAGGCGGTGCAGGACAACAACGTGGAGCTGGTGACGGAGATCCTGGGTGACATCCACAATCTCAAGGTGAAAGACGACAGCGCCGCCGAACTGTCCAGGATCCTCAAGGAGCCGCACTTCCAG TCTCTTATGGAGGCACACGACATGGTGGCTTCCAAATGCTACGAAGTCCCGCCCCCCACTGAGATGCCCAATGACGCGGCGGTGAACAGCGCCCTGATGCAGGCCGATGCTGTGCGAATGATTGGCATCCGAAAGAAGGCCGGAGAGCCGCTG GGCGTGACATTCCGTGTGGAGAAAGACGACCTTGTCATCGCCAGAATCCTTCACGGCGGCATGATCGACAGGCAGGGTCTGCTCCACGTGGGCGACATCATAAAGGAAGTGAACGGGAAGGACGTCGGCAACAACCCCACCGAGCTGCAGGAGATGCTCAAAGACTGCAGCGGCGGGATCACGCTGAAAATACTCCCGAGCTACCGAGACGCTCCCGCACCTCcgcag GTGTATGTGCGGCCATACTTTGACTACAACCCAACGAATGACAACCTGATCCCTTGCCGAGAGGCGGGGATGTCCTTCGAGAAAGGCGACATCCTTCAGATTGTCAACAGAGAGGATCCCAACTGGTGGCAG GCGTGCCATGTGGTCATTGGGGCTACGGGTCTGATCCCCAGTCAGTTCttggaagagaagaggaaagctTTTGTCCCTCGAGACTTTGAGGGATCAG GGATACTTTGTGGAACCATAGctggaaaaaagaagaagaagatgatgtaCCTGACAGCCAAGAATGCAG AATTTGACAGACATGAGCTGCAGATCTACGAGGAAGTGGCAAAGGTGCCAGCGTTCCAGAGGAAGACGCTGGTTCTGATCGGTGCTCAGGGCGTGGGCCGACGCAGCCTGAAGAACCGGTTGATGGTCCTCCAGCCCACACGCTATGGCACCACTATGCCAT ACACTTCACGGCGGCCCCGTGATGATGAGCTGGACGGCAACTCCTACCACTTCACCACAAGGACAGAGATGGAGGTGGACGTTAAGGCCGGCCGGTTCCTGGAGCACGGCGAGTACGACGGTAACCTGTACGGCACCAAGATCGAGTCCATCCACGAGGTGGTGGGCACAGGACGCACCTGCATCCTGGATGTCAACCCACAG GCTCTGAAGGTACTGAAAACAGCGGAGTTCATGCCATACGTGGTGTTCATTGCAGCGCCAGATTTTGATACTCTCAAGGGCATGCACAAAGCTGTGGTGGACGCAGGCATCACCACGAAGCAACTCACG GACGTGGACCTGAGGAAGACGGTGGATGAGAGCGCCCGGATCCAGAGGGCTTACAGCCACTACTTCGACCTGACCATCGTCAACGACAACCTGGACAAGGCCTTCGAGACGTTACACGCCGCCGTGGACAAACTGTGCAGTGAACCCCAGTGGGTCCCGGTGAACTGGGTGTACTGA
- the mpp6b gene encoding MAGUK p55 subfamily member 6b isoform X3: MQQALDNPGEPPTSTGAKDIDLLFLRGIMESPTVRSQAKAHEQLEEVKLEAVQDNNVELVTEILGDIHNLKVKDDSAAELSRILKEPHFQSLMEAHDMVASKCYEVPPPTEMPNDAAVNSALMQADAVRMIGIRKKAGEPLGVTFRVEKDDLVIARILHGGMIDRQGLLHVGDIIKEVNGKDVGNNPTELQEMLKDCSGGITLKILPSYRDAPAPPQVYVRPYFDYNPTNDNLIPCREAGMSFEKGDILQIVNREDPNWWQACHVVIGATGLIPSQFLEEKRKAFVPRDFEGSGILCGTIAGKKKKKMMYLTAKNAEFDRHELQIYEEVAKVPAFQRKTLVLIGAQGVGRRSLKNRLMVLQPTRYGTTMPYTSRRPRDDELDGNSYHFTTRTEMEVDVKAGRFLEHGEYDGNLYGTKIESIHEVVGTGRTCILDVNPQALKVLKTAEFMPYVVFIAAPDFDTLKGMHKAVVDAGITTKQLTDVDLRKTVDESARIQRAYSHYFDLTIVNDNLDKAFETLHAAVDKLCSEPQWVPVNWVY, translated from the exons GCTCACGAACAGCTGGAGGAAGTGAAGCTGGAGGCGGTGCAGGACAACAACGTGGAGCTGGTGACGGAGATCCTGGGTGACATCCACAATCTCAAGGTGAAAGACGACAGCGCCGCCGAACTGTCCAGGATCCTCAAGGAGCCGCACTTCCAG TCTCTTATGGAGGCACACGACATGGTGGCTTCCAAATGCTACGAAGTCCCGCCCCCCACTGAGATGCCCAATGACGCGGCGGTGAACAGCGCCCTGATGCAGGCCGATGCTGTGCGAATGATTGGCATCCGAAAGAAGGCCGGAGAGCCGCTG GGCGTGACATTCCGTGTGGAGAAAGACGACCTTGTCATCGCCAGAATCCTTCACGGCGGCATGATCGACAGGCAGGGTCTGCTCCACGTGGGCGACATCATAAAGGAAGTGAACGGGAAGGACGTCGGCAACAACCCCACCGAGCTGCAGGAGATGCTCAAAGACTGCAGCGGCGGGATCACGCTGAAAATACTCCCGAGCTACCGAGACGCTCCCGCACCTCcgcag GTGTATGTGCGGCCATACTTTGACTACAACCCAACGAATGACAACCTGATCCCTTGCCGAGAGGCGGGGATGTCCTTCGAGAAAGGCGACATCCTTCAGATTGTCAACAGAGAGGATCCCAACTGGTGGCAG GCGTGCCATGTGGTCATTGGGGCTACGGGTCTGATCCCCAGTCAGTTCttggaagagaagaggaaagctTTTGTCCCTCGAGACTTTGAGGGATCAG GGATACTTTGTGGAACCATAGctggaaaaaagaagaagaagatgatgtaCCTGACAGCCAAGAATGCAG AATTTGACAGACATGAGCTGCAGATCTACGAGGAAGTGGCAAAGGTGCCAGCGTTCCAGAGGAAGACGCTGGTTCTGATCGGTGCTCAGGGCGTGGGCCGACGCAGCCTGAAGAACCGGTTGATGGTCCTCCAGCCCACACGCTATGGCACCACTATGCCAT ACACTTCACGGCGGCCCCGTGATGATGAGCTGGACGGCAACTCCTACCACTTCACCACAAGGACAGAGATGGAGGTGGACGTTAAGGCCGGCCGGTTCCTGGAGCACGGCGAGTACGACGGTAACCTGTACGGCACCAAGATCGAGTCCATCCACGAGGTGGTGGGCACAGGACGCACCTGCATCCTGGATGTCAACCCACAG GCTCTGAAGGTACTGAAAACAGCGGAGTTCATGCCATACGTGGTGTTCATTGCAGCGCCAGATTTTGATACTCTCAAGGGCATGCACAAAGCTGTGGTGGACGCAGGCATCACCACGAAGCAACTCACG GACGTGGACCTGAGGAAGACGGTGGATGAGAGCGCCCGGATCCAGAGGGCTTACAGCCACTACTTCGACCTGACCATCGTCAACGACAACCTGGACAAGGCCTTCGAGACGTTACACGCCGCCGTGGACAAACTGTGCAGTGAACCCCAGTGGGTCCCGGTGAACTGGGTGTACTGA